One genomic window of Pecten maximus chromosome 3, xPecMax1.1, whole genome shotgun sequence includes the following:
- the LOC117323048 gene encoding uncharacterized protein LOC117323048, with product MAESPNSDRSHSHATTDNKGSPATSIHGDVLSRINESFHESKANQIFRLLQDQEKLSKVFTPKPVRGKPAHKEEDDDSDDSLSEDSLKETEKRLSVRLSLHRQKGGRSKSSMGFYHNGDDISSDDDNEKTNEMAEQERQINTRINRPKSSYVRRSTMCQSFGDSDDESRPQVRPKSRCGVRSGDPRSRRMVLKETSYNHQQETPTRESLDADLGKDSADGTRNYDKYANTRYAPTTGLIRQRSRIRGFCDTSMATDMSVSSSNTDSANNCQIQEQTTVLSIDPQDSARESSPIQKHRRQQLKSARSNRPTSENVFLVRQRTESRLLRGSHTTTSRPKSDKTLLNASGNAKSLLSIDMSPNQGPTPSKTYQTQQAPINTLTQQQRVQRDSYDRKPQSRPVSRRSSIRAEGSGPVRGTTKNMSVYGGRAQAIGLMKLPPLDPAVSQRAERSLVIPTGETCA from the coding sequence ATGGCCGAATCTCCAAACAGTGATAGAAGTCACAGCCACGCAACAACTGACAATAAAGGCAGTCCGGCAACATCAATTCACGGCGACGTTTTGTCCCGGATTAACGAAAGTTTTCACGAATCAAAAGCAAACCAGATCTTCCGACTTCTACAAGATCAGGAAAAGCTTAGCAAAGTATTTACACCAAAACCTGTTCGAGGAAAACCAGCACACAAGGAAGAAGACGACGACAGTGACGATAGTCTGAGTGAAGATTCTTTAAAGGAGACGGAAAAACGACTTTCAGTTCGGTTATCGTTACACAGACAAAAAGGTGGTAGGTCGAAGTCTTCTATGGGATTTTATCATAATGGTGATGATATAAGTTCTGACGACGACAACGAGAAAACAAACGAAATGGCAGAACAGGAAAGGCAGATAAATACGAGGATAAACAGGCCTAAATCTAGCTATGTAAGAAGATCTACGATGTGTCAGAGTTTTGGTGACAGTGACGATGAATCGCGTCCTCAGGTTCGCCCTAAATCACGTTGTGGGGTTCGAAGCGGTGATCCGCGGAGCCGTCGAATGGTTCTTAAAGAAACCAGTTACAATCACCAACAGGAAACTCCCACGAGGGAGTCGTTGGATGCGGATCTCGGCAAAGATTCTGCGGACGGAACACGGAATTACGATAAATACGCAAATACACGATATGCGCCAACGACTGGTTTGATAAGGCAGCGGTCAAGGATCAGAGGATTTTGTGATACCAGCATGGCGACCGATATGTCTGTGTCCTCTTCAAATACCGACTCTGCTAATAACTGTCAAATACAGGAACAGACGACAGTTCTTTCTATAGACCCCCAAGACTCAGCACGAGAGTCTTCTCCTATACAAAAACACCGAAGGCAACAACTGAAATCCGCGCGGTCGAATAGACCGACGTCTGAAAACGTGTTCTTAGTACGACAACGGACGGAATCACGTCTTTTAAGGGGTTCCCATACGACAACGTCGAGGCCCAAATCTGATAAAACTTTACTGAATGCCTCAGGGAATGCCAAATCACTCTTGTCTATTGACATGAGTCCAAACCAGGGTCCAACGCCCTCAAAGACATATCAGACACAGCAGGCCCCTATAAACACACTTACGCAACAACAAAGGGTTCAACGGGACAGCTACGACCGGAAACCGCAATCGAGACCGGTCTCCCGTAGGAGTTCTATCCGAGCAGAAGGGTCGGGGCCCGTTCGGGGTACCACCAAAAACATGTCTGTGTATGGGGGCAGGGCACAGGCCATCGGACTAATGAAACTTCCCCCTCTAGATCCGGCCGTGAGTCAGCGAGCCGAACGTTCGCTAGTCATCCCTACAGGAGAAACATGTGCTTAG